The proteins below come from a single Zea mays cultivar B73 chromosome 8, Zm-B73-REFERENCE-NAM-5.0, whole genome shotgun sequence genomic window:
- the LOC100280797 gene encoding acid phosphatase/vanadium-dependent haloperoxidase related isoform 2 (isoform 2 is encoded by transcript variant 2), whose product MSSLSATVGSLAVAVGQQEGADSSAFALALIFAAVVMYDASGIRWHTGRQAALLNQIVCDFPPEHPIISTFRPLREPLGHSPLQVALLHTSIFYSWMQVFAGALVGCAAAYFMGKSV is encoded by the exons ATGTCATCTCTTTCTGCAACTGTGGGGAGCTTGGCCGTTGCTGTGGGTCAACAAGAAGGCGCAGATAGCTCTGCATTTGCCCTTGCATTGATTTTTGCTGCCGTT GTAATGTATGATGCATCAGGAATTAGATGGCACACAGGTCGCCAAGCTGCG TTGTTGAATCAAATAGTCTGTGATTTCCCACCAGAACATCCAATCATTTCAACCTTTCGGCCACTACGGGAACCTCTTGGACACAGCCCACTTCAGGTAGCTCTACTACATACTTCTATCTTCTATTCATGGATGCAA GTTTTTGCAGGAGCACTTGTTGGTTGTGCAGCTGCTTATTTCATGGGAAAATCTGTATAA
- the LOC100280797 gene encoding acid phosphatase/vanadium-dependent haloperoxidase related isoform X1, which translates to MRGSEMLTAAGGAGTAPSTVSSGAAAAADLVAGAGGTGAIGAGGGGGNFPLAVALLAFAFANFVNLVSIWLKEKRWDARKFLTSAGVMSSLSATVGSLAVAVGQQEGADSSAFALALIFAAVVMYDASGIRWHTGRQAALLNQIVCDFPPEHPIISTFRPLREPLGHSPLQVALLHTSIFYSWMQVFAGALVGCAAAYFMGKSV; encoded by the exons ATGAGGGGCAGCGAGATGTTGACCGCCGCGGGGGGCGCCGGCACGGCCCCGTCCACGGTCTCCTCGGGGGCGGCCGCGGCCGCGGACCTGGTTGCTGGAGCCGGGGGCACGGGCGCTATCGGCGCGGGCGGAGGAGGCGGCAACTTCCCCCTCGCCGTCGCCCTCCTCGCCTTCGCCTTCGCAAACTTCGTTAACCTCGTCTCCATCTG GTTAAAAGAGAAGAGGTGGGATGCAAGGAAATTTCTTACTTCAGCTGGAGTCATGTCATCTCTTTCTGCAACTGTGGGGAGCTTGGCCGTTGCTGTGGGTCAACAAGAAGGCGCAGATAGCTCTGCATTTGCCCTTGCATTGATTTTTGCTGCCGTT GTAATGTATGATGCATCAGGAATTAGATGGCACACAGGTCGCCAAGCTGCG TTGTTGAATCAAATAGTCTGTGATTTCCCACCAGAACATCCAATCATTTCAACCTTTCGGCCACTACGGGAACCTCTTGGACACAGCCCACTTCAGGTAGCTCTACTACATACTTCTATCTTCTATTCATGGATGCAA GTTTTTGCAGGAGCACTTGTTGGTTGTGCAGCTGCTTATTTCATGGGAAAATCTGTATAA
- the LOC100280797 gene encoding acid phosphatase/vanadium-dependent haloperoxidase related isoform 1 (isoform 1 is encoded by transcript variant 1) translates to MRGSEMLTAAGGAGTAPSTVSSGAAAAADLVAGAGGTGAIGAGGGGGNFPLAVALLAFAFANFVNLVSIWLKEKRWDARKFLTSAGVMSSLSATVGSLAVAVGQQEGADSSAFALALIFAAVVMYDASGIRWHTGRQAALLNQIVCDFPPEHPIISTFRPLREPLGHSPLQVFAGALVGCAAAYFMGKSV, encoded by the exons ATGAGGGGCAGCGAGATGTTGACCGCCGCGGGGGGCGCCGGCACGGCCCCGTCCACGGTCTCCTCGGGGGCGGCCGCGGCCGCGGACCTGGTTGCTGGAGCCGGGGGCACGGGCGCTATCGGCGCGGGCGGAGGAGGCGGCAACTTCCCCCTCGCCGTCGCCCTCCTCGCCTTCGCCTTCGCAAACTTCGTTAACCTCGTCTCCATCTG GTTAAAAGAGAAGAGGTGGGATGCAAGGAAATTTCTTACTTCAGCTGGAGTCATGTCATCTCTTTCTGCAACTGTGGGGAGCTTGGCCGTTGCTGTGGGTCAACAAGAAGGCGCAGATAGCTCTGCATTTGCCCTTGCATTGATTTTTGCTGCCGTT GTAATGTATGATGCATCAGGAATTAGATGGCACACAGGTCGCCAAGCTGCG TTGTTGAATCAAATAGTCTGTGATTTCCCACCAGAACATCCAATCATTTCAACCTTTCGGCCACTACGGGAACCTCTTGGACACAGCCCACTTCAG GTTTTTGCAGGAGCACTTGTTGGTTGTGCAGCTGCTTATTTCATGGGAAAATCTGTATAA
- the LOC100501610 gene encoding uncharacterized protein LOC100501610 yields the protein MLPEAPKLGVRTNAVSYNIILKGVCHRDGFSGARVVLDEMLARGVRPTVVTFNTLVGSACREGELAAAERLVDEMTRRGVAPNAVTYALLMQGLCDAGRYDDAKKLLFDMEYRDCQPDVANYGVLMSACAACGDADGVKGLISDMRKRKMKPDDASYNVLIRCLCDAGRVDEAHRALVEMQLKDGTAPSAATYRVLLDGCCEARDFDLGLRVFNAMLASGHCSLPPTFRRLVRGLGEDGKAEEACFVLEQMGQRGMRLDAQGWQSVAACVCSSISASEMKLVDHLMSSS from the coding sequence ATGCTCCCGGAGGCTCCTAAGCTAGGCGTCCGGACCAACGCGGTCTCCTACAACATCATCCTCAAGGGTGTTTGCCACCGGGACGGGTTCTCGGGCGCCCGTGTGGTGCTCGACGAAATGCTCGCCCGCGGCGTGCGCCCCACGGTGGTGACGTTCAACACGCTGGTGGGGTCGGCGTGCCGGGAAGGGGAGCTGGCCGCGGCGGAGCGGCTCGTGGACGAGATGACGCGCCGGGGTGTGGCACCGAACGCCGTGACTTACGCCCTGTTAATGCAGGGGCTCTGCGACGCCGGGCGGTACGACGACGCCAAGAAGCTCTTGTTCGACATGGAGTACCGGGATTGCCAGCCCGATGTGGCGAACTACGGCGTGCTGATGAGCGCGTGCGCGGCGTGTGGGGACGCCGACGGCGTTAAGGGGCTGATCTCCGACATGCGCAAGCGGAAGATGAAGCCCGACGACGCGAGCTACAACGTCCTGATCAGGTGCCTCTGCGACGCCGGCAGGGTCGACGAGGCACATAGGGCGCTGGTCGAGATGCAGCTCAAGGATGGAACAGCGCCGAGCGCCGCCACCTACCGCGTCCTCCTCGACGGGTGCTGCGAAGCGCGCGACTTCGACCTGGGTCTGCGAGTTTTTAACGCGATGCTTGCAAGCGGCCACTGCTCTCTGCCCCCCACGTTCAGGCGGCTGGTGAGAGGGCTCGGCGAGGACGGCAAGGCGGAGGAGGCCTGCTTCGTCTTGGAGCAGATGGGGCAGAGGGGGATGCGGCTGGATGCACAAGGGTGGCAGTCTGTCGCTGCATGCGTTTGCAGCAGCATCAGCGCAAGTGAGATGAAGCTCGTCGATCACCTGATGTCGTCGTCTTGA